The genomic interval TGTTGCCCATGCCAATCCCTTGAAACCGATATTGGGCATCCCGAACCACCCCAGTCCCAGTCCCAAGTCAAGGACGGTGTTCAATGCGGTGACAATGATCATGGAATACAGTGGGTACATGACCTGTTTGCGTGCCCGGAAGATCGCGTTGGTGATCATGAGCATGTAGTATGCGGGGAGCATGGCGAGATAGATTGTCAGGAAATATTCTGTTGTCGTGCGCATTTCCGGTGGAATTTGCAAGATCGCCAGCATTCCGTTTTTCAAAGGAAGCCCGATCACGAGAAACGCAGTCCCCAGAATGGCGGCTAATAATAGGCAGAGTCCGGTATATCGTTTGACCCGTTGTATCAGGCCTGCGCCAAGGGATTGGCTAATGGCTGCAACGGCACCATTGGCAATGGCCATGGCCACGACCAGCAAGAGAAAAAAGGATTGGGAGATGATACCCAATGAGGCCTGAACCTCTCGGTTGATGTGTCCGGCGACCCAGACGTCTGTCATGCCGATGAGAAAATGGAAGAACATCATCAGGAGCTGGGGCCAGGCCAGATTCCAGATGGTACGATACGGCGCGCGTGACATATTGGCGGTGAGTGTTTCGGACATGGTGCAGTGTCGGGTTCGAGTAAGCCGAAGTTGGCAGGGTGTCTTTAATGATAGGTCTTTTTTCCCGATTGCCAAGGCGGAAAACGGCCATTCGAATCCAATTCTATATCTTTTTCAAAACACTTGCACAAGGAGCGGATGACATTCCCTGTTGAAGACATGTGCGTTATTGTCCACAGAATTTCTGTATGTATCGAGTATTAAAAGAAGAAATTGATAGTCATAAATGTGGTGTTGCCATGGAGACGACGGGCTAATCAGTGCTTTTCTCTTTGCGTGGTGCCGATAGATTTTGGCCTTCAGCTTGGATGAGAGTGAATAGGGCGTGCTCTTTAATGCTGGTGTGGCACGTCGCCTTCTTCATGAACGTGGATATGGCTGTGCGGCTTGAGTTCGCCGGGTTTGATCTGTCCATCTCGCATGGCAAGGAGTCGGTTGGTGGTCGCAGTCAGAAAGTCCGGGTCGTGGGAAACTACCAGTCGAGCCATGTCCAATCCTTGAAGGATGGTGATCAGTCGATCCTTGGCTTCGGGAGACAGGCCGGTGGTCGGTTCATCCAAGATGAGAACCTTTGGGCGCATGGCGAGGATGGTTGCCAGTGCGACCAGTTTTTTTTCGCCCCCTGACATCCGATGGGGAATTCGGTCTTCGAATTCGCTGAGACCCACGATGTGCAAAGCCTCCCGAGCGCGATCGGCGGCATCGGCCTTGGATAATCCCTGATTGAGTGGGCCAAAGGCCACGTCATCAAGCACCGTCGGGCAAAAGAGTTGATCGTCGGAGTGTTGAAAGAGAAAACCGATGTGCAGTCGAGCCTGATCAAAGGCTTTGAGGTCTGTCATGGGGACACCGAAGAGGTGGACGGTCCCTTCCTTGGGGGTGAGCAATCCCATGAGGAGGTGGAGCATGGTGGTCTTGCCCGCGCCATTGGGACCGAACAGGCCGATTTTTTCATCCTGATGCAAATGAAAGTTGAGTTTGTCCAGTGCGTTGTCTCGGTTGGGAAATGCGTAGCTGACGTCCTTCAGCTCAATGATTGCAGCGGTCATGGTATAACTCCAGGAAAAAATTCCAATTGAATGATGCGTGCCGTGAAAAGAATACAGAGGAAAAGGAAAACATAGGCTGTGGGGGTGGTCGTAAAAGTGGTCAGTGAATAGAATCGGCCACGAAATCCACGGCAGCGCATGGCTCCCTGAACCCGTTCGGCTCGATCCCAGCTCTTGACCAGAATCATGCCGACCAGCCAGGCATAGGAACGATAGGTGTGTGTATTCGTCTTTGGTTTGAAACCACGGGCTTGCATGGCCGTGCGCATGGTCATGTATTCCTGATGGATGACAAAGATGTATCGATAAGTAAACAGCAGCAGATGACACAGTTTTTGGGGCAGTCCCAACTGCTGAAGGGCTGGGCCGAGGTTCTGAACGGAAATGGTGCCCATGAGGGCCATGAGCGTAAGAACGATGGCATTCGACTTGATAGTGATGAGTAAGGCCAGGTTCACACCTTGTGTTGTCGCGTGTAACGGCCCTATAGACCAAATGGTATCTCCGGGTAAGGAAAAGGGGAGAAAGAACCAGAGAAAGAGAATGAAGGCGTTGACGACCATGAGTCGTTTGACCACTCGTCCGAGGTGCAATTGAGCCATGACCACGAGCAGTACGCCGAAGCCCAGTCCGAACAGAGCCGGGAGCCGGGTGTGCAGAATTGCCAAGGGAATGGTGATAAGTGCGCCGCATATCAGCCTGATACGCGGGTCCATACGATGAATGAAGGAATTGCCAATGGCAAATTGTTCAGTAATGGCGGCCAATAGTGTGTCCTTGTCCTCTGAAATTGCGAATACTTCAGTCAGAAGGCGAGGAGTAGTACAAAATGGAAAATCGTGCAACCGGCACAGTGTGATATCTGTGCCGGTTGCATGAGATTATTCGGCAGTCAGGCCCACTTGGGGGGCAATGGCTGTGACGGAGGTAATGGCTATTTGGAGAAAATCTCCCAGTTCCAAACCTATTTTGTCACATTCGCGGATGCAATCACGGTTGACACTGGCGGCAAAAGCCTTGTCTTTCATCTTTTTTTTCAAGCTCTTGGTTTTCATCCCTTCGATCTTGGTCGGGCGAACCAAGGCCCCGGCATGGACCAGACCCGTGACGGTTTCGCCACACCGCAGGGCATAATCCAGTGTGGTTTCAGGCGCTTCTGCACCATTCATTTCCGCCGCATGACGCCGGATGGCAGCCAGTGCTTCGTCCGGAAGCTTCCCTTCGAGCATGTCCACGCTGTCCAGGCCGTGTCGGTCATGGGTGTGTTTGGTGACCGCATAGTCGAGGTCGTGCAACAGGCCGGTGATTCCCCACAGGTCTGCATCCTCTCCCAGTTTGGTGGCCAGGCCTCGCATGACGGCTTCTGACTCCAGAGCATGGTTGATGAGGCTGGTTTCAGTGTTGTGTGCTTTCAGGAGTGTCCAAGCTTCTTCTCGTGTTATCATAATCCTTTCCTTGATATGAATGAGGTTGAGTATGCAATACTGCCGGATGATATCTGTCTGGTCTAGTGACAGATTCGGGTTTGCTGCATCCGTACAGAGTGTCAGGCGTTGTGCAACCAACAGGCGACCTTGGTCCCTGATTCAGTTTTCTGGAGGTGTGGACGGTCTGTTTGACATTGTTCAAAAGCATGGGGACATCGCGGGTGAAACGGGCAGCCGGTGGGAGGATTCATGGGGCTGGGCAAGTCACCGCTCAATGCGATTCGGTCTGGTTGATTGGTCGGATCTGGGAGGAGAACAGCGGATAAAAGTGCCTGAGTATAAGGATGTTTAGGAAAAGTAAACAGCTGGGGGCTTGGCCCGATTTCCATGATATGACCGAGGTACATGACGGCCACGGTGTCAGCAATGTGGCTGACCACGGACAGATCGTGGGAAATGAAGACATAGGTCAGGCCGAATTGTGTTTGAAGATCTTTGAGGAGGCCGAGGACCTGTGCTTGAACCGAGACATCCAGTGCCGAGACCGGTTCGTCACAGACAATGAGTTTCGGGTTCAGGGCCAGGGTTCGGGCGACGGCCACACGTTGCCGTTGTCCTCCTGAAAATTCGTGGGGATAACGTTCACCCTGTTCCGGGCGGAGTCCGACCAATTTGAGCAGGTTTTGAACTTTTTCCCGTCGTTCCTGCTTGGTCCCGATGGCGTGGATGTCTAGTCCTTCGCGAATGATGGTTCCGATTTTCTGGCGTGGATTCAGGGATGAATACGGGTCCTGAAAGATCATTTGTATCTTGCTGCGTAATGCCTTTTCATCCCAGGCCGAAAGCGTTTTGTTGTCAAAATGAACGGTGCCGCTGGTCACGGGTTCCAGTCCCATGATACATTTTGCCAATGTGGATTTGCCGCAACCGGATTCGCCGACCAGTCCGAGGGTTTCTCCGTGCTCAACCTGAAGGCTGACACCATCTACAGCGCGAACCAGATGAGATTGCAGGCCCAGAAGGCCACTGGTGACCTTGAAATGTTTGGTGACATTGGAGAGTTCAAGCAATGGTGGCATGACTATTCCCTCATGCTTCATACAGCCAGCACCGGACCGAGTGGCCTGGCTCCGGTTCAAAGAGTGGCGGCAGCATCTGTGAACATTTTTCAAAGGCCTTGGGACATCGGGGATGAAAACGGCATCCTTGCGGTTGATTGAAAATACTTGGCACAATACCTGGAATGGCGTGCAGCCGTTGCGTGTTCCCTAATGTGGGGACTGAGGCCAAAAGCCCTTGGGTATATGGGTGCAATGGATTGGCGTAGAGCGGGGCGACCGTGGCGAGTTCCACGATTTTGCCGGAATACATGACCGCAACCCGTTGCGCCATGCGGGCCACCACCCCCAGATCATGGGTGATGAGCATGAGCGAGCCGTTGTTCTTTTCTTTGAGATCGTTCATGAGATCAATGATCTGCGCTTGAATGGTGACGTCGAGGGCCGTGGTCGGTTCATCGGCGATGAGAAGGTCGGGATGACAGGCAAGGGCCATGGCGATCATGACACGTTGTCGCATTCCGCCTGACAGTTCGTGCGGATAGGATGTGGCTATGGCTGCGGGGTTTGGAATGCCCACCTTTTCGAGTGCGTCAACCGCTTTGTCGAGGGCCTCGTTGTGAGTCAATCCCTGATGGAGCCGAAGCGGTTCCGCGATCTGGTCGTTGATGCGGAAGACCGGGTTGAGCGCGGTCATGGGTTCTTGAAAAATCATGGAAATGTGATTGCCCCTGACCTGCATGAGTTCTCGGTCCGTCATATCGAGCAGGTCGGCTCCTTTGTAGAGGATACGTCCTTCGGTGACGCGGCCGGGGGGATCAGGTATAAGACCGAGAATGGAGAGGGCGAGTACGGTTTTCCCGCACCCTGATTCTCCGACCACAGCCAGGGTTTCTCCTTGCATAAAGGAAAGGCTGACGGTATCCACCGCCTTGGCTATTCCCTGGTGTGAGGAAAAGCAGGTCGTGAGCTTGTGTATGTCCAGAAGGGGTTGGGTCATGTTTTTTTGAATTTCACAGTTCTCCGTTTGGTCAGCTATACGGCATATTGCGGCGAACGTAAACGATATCGGGGATATGAAATGGCACATGTGGCGATAGTTGGCGGAGGACTGGCCGGAACCGAGTGCGCCTGGCAATTGGCTGAGGCCGGTATTGCGGTGACGCTTTATGAAATGAAGCCTGGCAAGCGGTCCGAGGCCCATACTGAAGATGGTCTGGCTGAGTTGGTCTGTTCCAATTCCTTTCGGGCAACCGGTCCGGCTGCGGCCATCGGTTTGCTCAAGGAAGAGATGTCCAGTCTGGGCAGTCTGGTCATGAAAGCGGCCTTTGCCACACAGGTCCCTGCCGGGGGAGCCTTGGCTGTGGATCGCACGTTGTTTTCTCAATATATTACCGACGCGATCGAAAATCACGATTCGATCACTGTTGTTCATCAGGAAATTCAGTCGCTTGATGCCTCAGAGCTTCAAGGACATGACGCGGTTGTCATCGCGGCCGGTCCGTTGGCCAGTGAGTCACTGACAGAGAGCTTGATGACAGCGGTGGGCAACCAGCGGTTGTATTTTTACGACGCGATCGCACCGATCATTTCTCGTGATTCCGTTGATTTTGACAAGGCCTTCTGGGGATCGCGGTGGAAACCCGAGGATGATGATGATTATCTGAATTGTCCCATGAATGAAGCGGAGTACAAGGCGTTTGTGACCGCTTTGCTTGAAGGGGAAAAGGTTCAGCCTCGGGATTTTGAAAAGGAAATCCATTTTGAAGGATGCCTGCCAGTCGAAGCCATGGCCGAACGTGGTGAGATGACGTTGGCTTTCGGGCCGCTCAAGCCAGTGGGGTTCGAGGATCCAAAAACCGGGGACCGCCCGTTTGCCATTGTCCAGTTGCGGACCGAGAATGCGGACAAGACCGCTTTCAATCTCGTGGGTTTTCAGACCAAGCTCAAGTACCCGGAGCAAAAGCGGATTTTTCGAATGATTCCTGGGCTGGAACAGGCTGAATTTCTCCGTCTCGGGTCCATTCATCGAAATACCTATGTCAATGCCCCGGATGTCTTGGAAAATTCTTTGCAGCTCAAGAATCGGCCTGGGGTGTACCTTGCCGGGCAGATCACCGGGGTTGAAGGGTATCTTGAATCCGCAGCCTGTGGCTTGTGGCTTGGACTGTCGTTGGGGACGAATATGAACGGTTCATCGCTTGAGGAGCCACCAGTGGAGACCGCGATAGGGGCTTTACTCGGTCATTTGAAGGCCGTCCCGGATAAGCGGTTTCAGCCGTCTAATGTCAATTTTGGTTTGATGCCAGGATTGCAGAAGAAAATGAAAAAGAAATTACGCAAGGAAGCCTATGGAGTGCGTGCCAAAGAGGCTTTTCAGACGTGGATTGCATCTGTCGGGCTTAATCGATAGCGTGCGCACAGAGGCGGTTCGGGGCGAACCGGACCGCGTTTATTCGTGATGAGTGGCTATTTTTTTGAAAGGGCTGGATATTGCCAATTCAACCACTTTGTCGCACTGTGACAGGACGTACGGAATACAGGAGGGAATACCCATGGCCGATACACACTACGGACCGCAAACGATTTCTTTGCACGCGGGGCATACCCCGGATGCGGAAACAGGGGCGCGGGCGGTTCCGATTTATCAGACAACGGCGTATATGTTTCGAGATACGCAACATGCCGCTGATCTTTTTTCATTGAAGGAATCCGGGTACATTTATACCCGATTGAACAATCCAACTACAGACGTTCTGGAAAAACGGCTCGCCGAGCTGCATGGAGGCACGGGAGCCGTTGCTGTCGCGTCCGGCATGGCGGCCATTTTTTATGCGGTGACCACCATTTGTTCGGCGGGGCAGAATTTTGTCACTGGGTCCAATCTGTATGGCGGGACCCAGACCTTGTTCGAGTATACCTTGAAGCGATTTGGCATTGAAGCCCGATTCGTGGATTCCAGTGATCCGGCCAATGTTGAAGCGGCCATCGATGAGAATACCCGGTTGGTCTATAGCGAATCCATTGGCAATCCGCGCTGTAATGTCGATGATCTGCGGGGACTTTCCGAGGTCGCACACCGTCACGGCATCCCGTTTATTTTGGATTCTACGGTCGCACCTCCGCCGGTTTTTGATCCATTTGATTTCGGATGCGATATCGTCGTGCATTCTCTGACCAAAATTATTGGTGGTCATGGCGTGGCCATGGGCGGTGCCATTGTCGAGAAAGGGGATTTTGATTGGGGCAAGGACATGAAATATCCTGAGATTGCCGCACCGGACCCGACGTATAACAATGTGAATTTGTGGGAAGCACTTGGTGGGGCCGCTGGTCAGCCGTGTCCGGCCTTTACGGCCAAGGTGCGCATTGGGTTGCTTCGTGATACCGGCGCGACCATTTCTCCGCACAATAGTTTTCTGATCCTTCAGGGGATGGAAACCCTGCCGATTCGTGCTCGTCAGCATTGTGAAAATGCGCAGAAAGTGGCCGAGTTCTTGGAAACACATTACGCGGTCGAGTGGGTGAATTATGCGGGACTTCCCAATCATCCGGATCATGATCGGGCGAAAAACACTTTTCCCCTCGGCCCCGGAGCCGTGTTTGGCTTTGGCGTCAAGGGCGGTTTGGCCGCTGGGCGGAAATTCATTGATGCCGTGAAGCTCTGTTCCCATTTGGCGAATATTCTGGATGCCAAGACATTGGTCATTCACCCCGCAACCACAACGCATGGTCAATCCTCTCCTGAAGAACAACTGGCAGCGGGTGTTCCGCCGGATTTGATTCGTATCTCTGTGGGGTTGGAAAATATCGAGGATATTATCGAAGATCTGGATATGGCCCTGATGCAATCCCAGCGTTAAAATTATTAAAATCGAATATGATAAATCCCCATTCTCAGGAGTGGGGATTTTTTTTGTACTAAAAAACGTTCAATATATATCAGTGTTGCTTTTGTTATTCTATTGCTTTATCAAACAAATGTTTCTCTATATTGGGATTGAACGGGTTTTTGTCTGAGTGAATAATCTTCCGGGTGTTCAAGTGAGGTTTCTATGCGGCGTTTTGTTTCGGTGACCCTATTGAGTGTGTGTTTCTTGTTTTTGTTGACAGCGTGTAAGGCTCCTCAGGGAGGTGGTGGCAATTCCTATTCCATGTTTTACAGCCCCGCAGATCATGTTTCGGAATTGATGGTGAAAGGGGCCTATACTGAAGCTTCAACCATCTATGGAAATGAACGAACATGGTTTCAGGCACAAGGGGATGACCCGGACGTGCAGGCCTTGCTGACGAATCTGGCGTCACATCTGAAAGGAGTGTACGAGCCAGAATTGCGGCGGACCATGGCCGAGGTCCAAAAGCTGACTTGGCCGGCCTCAAGCGATACCTGGTCTGGAATCAAAGCGGCTTTGGCGGCTTTGGAAAGGCAGGTTGTTTCGGCTGAGAGCGTGCCATTGTTTAAGAATCCCGAGTATGGTTACCCCCTTATTCAGAATGCCCGGCAACAGCTGGAAACCAAGCGGACTGAAATCGCACAATATGCACCGACCGCTTTTACCCTGTATCCCATCAATGCGGACAAGAATTTCTTTGCCGAGTATCCGGTAAATTTGCAGGATCAGGATTTTTTGCAGAAACAGAAGACACTGTGGGCAAAAAAAGTGCAGTGCGCCACGAGTAAAGAGCTTTTGCATATGCACAAGACATATGGAGATGTGCTGCCTGCCGACATGCAAAAGGAGTTGGCCCAGACATATTTCAGGAAATTGTGTCCGAATGTTGAGAAAGCCGATTTTGCCGCGATTACGACTGCGTATGACGCGGTTTTGGACGCAGGGATGCAGTTGGACGCGATTCCCGGGATCAAAATTGCATTTATTGATGTGACGAGTGAGACGCTCAAGAAAAGAGGGGTCATCGAATTCCCTGTTGGTGTGGAGATGGACATGCCGATCAAGGCCTTGAACGAGGACTTGAAAAAAGGATTTGAAAGCAAGGCTGTCAAATCGGCGGATATCATTATCCTGTTCAACCTTGCCGCCACGCGAACCTCTCGCAAGGTCGATACGAGTACGCATGTCAAATCCACCTATTTGGCCGGGTACACCAAAGTGAACAATCCGGAATGGGATATCTTGCAAGTGGAATTGCAACAATCAAATATGGAAATAATGACCAATTCCAATACGCAATTGCCAACGTCAACCGGCAATCCGTACATGGACTTGGGCAATGCTCTGGCGAATTGGGAAAGTGAGACGAAAGTGGATGAAGCCAAGGAGCGCATTGAAGAATTGAAGAAGAAGGTCAGGACAACGCCTCGATTTATTGACGAGCCGGTGTATGATCCATATCGCTTTCAGCGGGTCGAGATGGATGTCTTGAAAACCGGCTCCATTCAGTATTACATCATCGATAAACGGAAAAAGACGTATTATTCCGATTTTTTTGACGTCACTTCAAAGGAATTTTTCACGGTTGCCTATCAGTTGCAGGAAACGGATCCCAACCTTGAAGAATACATGAGCACCAATGTGACGGAAAAAATGGTCGATCAATTTGAAAAAGAGGCCATTTCCGTGAAGCTTTCCGAGCTGTTGAGCAATTATTCTGACAACAAGGCCAAGACCAGACGGTACAGGTCTCTTGCGTCCATTCGAAAGGATGTGGTGAAAAATAGAAATGTCGCACTCGCCTCCATGAAAGAGAAGGAATATGGATTTGACAAACATGCGGACAAACGGTTCGAGAGTGTGCTGATCGTTCAGAATTCAAGCAGTCTCGGCACAGGTTTTTACGTGACGGATGATATTGTTCTGACCAATTATCATGTCGTTGAAGAACAGAAATTCATCGAATTGAAGAAATGGGGTGATTTGGAAACCTTTGGAAAGGTCATAGCCAAGGATGTGCGGTTGGATCTTGCGCTTATCAAAGTACAGGATCGGGGAATTCCCGTGGTTTTTTATGACAAGAAGAATGTGAAAATCGGAGAGACTGTTGAGGCCATCGGCCATCCTCACGGGATGTCTTTCACGTTGTCGCGGGGAGTTATTAGTACCGTCCGCACATCACCGGGCATTTCCGGCGTGGCAGGAAATCCCATTTTGTTTATTCAGACGGATGCGCCAATCAATCCCGGGAATTCAGGTGGGCCACTGTTCTTGGGTAATCGGGTTATTGGCGTCAATGACTATTGCGTCACCAAGGATATTTCCGAGGGATTGAATTTCAGCATCCATTATTCCGAAGTTTTCAAATTCCTGAATGAAAATCATATCAAGTACCAAAAGGGGTAGCAGATGTTTCATATATGCAAGGGGCTGCGCATCGTTATGATGTTGGTTTTGGTGGTGTGTGCGGGATGTACTGCGTCCAAAAGCCGTATGGGTATGGTTCAGGCGGAAGATGGGTTAATGTATGGCTCGGCCATGGACAAGCAGTTTATTGTTGATTCAAGCCTTTTTGAGAACAACAAAGTAAAGCTGCGAATCAGAAATACTTCCGGTGATGCAGCCTTTGATTTGCATGGTTTCAAGCGGCAGTTGGAAGATGCATACATATCTAATGGGTATGAACCCACAACCGGGAGTGATTTTGGGCTGTTGCTTGACATCAATGTGACCTATTCCGGTCAGATTCAGGAGAATATGAGCAATGAATTTGGTTTTGTTGGATTGGCCGGTGGAGGTGTTGCCGGAGCCTATCATCCGATGAAAAAGGGCACCATGAATGAAACTATCGCCGGAGGAGCTGCCGGAGCTGTGGCCGGTGCGACCATTGGATATATTCTTGGCAGTTACATGACGGACGACACATATATCATCAAAGCGCATGTCACGCTGGCCACCATTGCTCCCAAGGAAGACAATGACGGGACCACCATTGTTTTTGGCAAAAGCAGGAAGATCAAGCGCAAGAAAAACAATTTCAGAGGCTACCGACAGCGTTCGACGGTCAATATGGCGGTGTATGCCGGTGGGCGAAATGTCCATCAATGCGAGATTGTGGATGGCGTCCGGGGCAGAATGTTACGCATTTTGACCGATATCATCTGATATTTTGTCACGATGAAGAAAAAAAAGCCCCTGTTTTATTTGAAACAGGGGTTTTCTTTTTGCGTGAATCGACTTGTTAGAAAATGATTTTTTCAGGTGGCCTGCGTTCAGGAACAACCGCTTTCTCAATGGTGCCGTCGTTGTATTCCTTGCTGACATAGAGCGCACAGAAACAGGCACCGTATTCCTTGATGTCCTCTTCCCGGTAGGTGCAGGGACAGACGATGTCCTTGTCCGCTTCGAAGTCGCCGTTGGCCAGACGGCAGGGACAAGCCATGTAGCCAAAGCGGTCCTTGTTGGTCAGCAGGCTTTCGAGCAAGGGCATGGTCATGTCCATATCCTTGTTGAAATAGTAGCCTTTCGGCTCCTGAACTTTTTTGAGCATTTTATATAATTGTTTGGCATCCATTGTTATTCTCCCTTGAGCGCGGCGTCGATCTTGTCTTTGTGGTACCCGACAACAACTGTATTTTTGATGACGATGGTAGGAAAGGAAACGGCTGGATTATGGTCTTTGATTTCCTGAACGATCTGTTTGCGATCGTCTCCAGAGAGTTCATCAACGTGAACACACTCGTATTTTACGCCACATTCATCGAGGTATTTTTTTGCATTTCTGCAATGGATGCAGGTTGAAAGCGCATAGATTT from Pseudodesulfovibrio sp. JC047 carries:
- a CDS encoding glutaredoxin family protein, whose translation is MNDIKIYALSTCIHCRNAKKYLDECGVKYECVHVDELSGDDRKQIVQEIKDHNPAVSFPTIVIKNTVVVGYHKDKIDAALKGE